The window CATCTCACCGAGTATGGCAGGTTATAAATTTAGTCGATGCGCAATGAGTTGTTTGTATCACACCTTTTTGCATGATAATACCGCAATGTTTGCAGGTGTTGAGGTTCGGTTAAAGTATAATTAACTAGAATATTCGATTCACAATGAAAACTAGGCTATAAACAATATGAGCAATTTCTTACCATTTTCAAAACCGGCAATTGGTGATGAAGAGGTCAAAGCAGTAGAAAACGTTCTGCGTTCAGGCTGGATAACAACGGGCCCACAGAATCATCAGCTAGAAGACGATTTTTGTAAGCGCTATGGCTGCAAACATGCAATTGCATTGTCATCAGCAACAGCAGGTATGCATGTTGTATTAATGGCATTGGGTATTGGTCCTGGTGATGAAGTTATTACACCTTCTCAAACTTGGGTGTCAACAATCAATATGATTGAGTTGCTTGGGGCAACACCTGTCATGATTGATGTTGATCGCGACACACTGATGATCCAACCTGAAGCGGTGGAAAATGCGTTAACGGAAAAAACCAAAGCAATTATTCCAGTACACTATGCTGGGGCACCTTGTGATTTAGACGCGTTACGCTTAATTGCTCAAAAAGCGGGTGTGGCTTTAATCGAAGACGCTGCGCATGCCGTTGGTACACGATATAAAAACGAGTGGATTGGTGAAAAGGGAACGTCTATTTTCTCATTTCACGCGATTAAAAACGTGACCTGTGCGGAAGGTGGGTTAGTTGCAACAGACGACGATGAGCTTGCTCAGCGTGTGCGCACACTTAAATTCCACGGCCTAGGCGTTGACGCATTTGATAGGCAAATGCAAGGCCGCAAACCACAAGCTGAAGTTGTTGAGCCCGGTTTTAAATATAATTTGTCTGATATCCATGCCGCAATAGCCGTAGTGCAGTTATCACGAGTAGAGCAATTGAATCAGCGTCGTGCTGAGCTTACGGCTCGTTATCGTGAGTTACTGAAAAACTCCCCTTTACAAATGTTGAGTGTCCCTAGTTACTCACATTTACATGCGAATCACTTATTTATGGTACGTG is drawn from Providencia huaxiensis and contains these coding sequences:
- the arnB gene encoding UDP-4-amino-4-deoxy-L-arabinose aminotransferase: MSNFLPFSKPAIGDEEVKAVENVLRSGWITTGPQNHQLEDDFCKRYGCKHAIALSSATAGMHVVLMALGIGPGDEVITPSQTWVSTINMIELLGATPVMIDVDRDTLMIQPEAVENALTEKTKAIIPVHYAGAPCDLDALRLIAQKAGVALIEDAAHAVGTRYKNEWIGEKGTSIFSFHAIKNVTCAEGGLVATDDDELAQRVRTLKFHGLGVDAFDRQMQGRKPQAEVVEPGFKYNLSDIHAAIAVVQLSRVEQLNQRRAELTARYRELLKNSPLQMLSVPSYSHLHANHLFMVRVDKAECGIDRDTFMEKLKEHDIGTGLHFRAAHTQKYYREKYPELVLPESTWNSATLCSLPLFPDMTDADVERVVKAVEAVLLESK